A portion of the Bacillus thuringiensis genome contains these proteins:
- a CDS encoding ABC transporter permease, with amino-acid sequence MLYINLFLQYASQYIKTKLEYRGDFIVGLLSDLSLQAVNLIFILVVFGHTQALKGWSREEVIFIYGFFLVPFAIFSAFFNIWDFNDRYIIKGEMDRVLTRPIHSLFQIILERMELESLIGAVTGIVVMGYAAVELQLSFYWYDFFLFILMVGGGALVYGGIFVTLASLGFWSDAKSSIMPLMYNIGNYGRYPVNIYNRVIRFILTFVLPFAFVGVYPAAYFLRKTEWNSYAFATPIVGVICFTIAINLWNQGVKRYRGAGN; translated from the coding sequence ATGCTATATATAAACTTATTTTTACAATATGCAAGTCAATATATAAAAACGAAATTGGAGTATCGAGGCGATTTTATCGTTGGTTTACTTTCTGATTTATCGCTTCAAGCAGTTAATTTAATATTTATTCTCGTTGTATTTGGGCATACACAAGCATTGAAGGGATGGAGTCGAGAAGAGGTAATCTTTATTTATGGGTTCTTTTTAGTACCATTTGCCATCTTTTCAGCTTTCTTTAATATATGGGATTTTAATGATCGATACATTATTAAAGGGGAGATGGATCGTGTATTAACGCGACCGATTCATAGCTTATTTCAAATTATATTAGAAAGAATGGAACTTGAATCTTTAATTGGAGCCGTTACAGGGATTGTTGTAATGGGATATGCAGCTGTGGAGTTACAATTATCTTTTTACTGGTATGATTTCTTCTTATTTATATTGATGGTAGGAGGAGGAGCGCTTGTATATGGAGGGATATTTGTTACGCTTGCGAGCCTTGGTTTTTGGTCGGATGCGAAAAGTTCAATTATGCCCCTTATGTATAACATAGGTAATTACGGGCGCTATCCTGTTAATATTTATAATCGTGTAATTCGTTTCATTTTAACGTTTGTTTTACCGTTTGCGTTTGTTGGAGTATATCCAGCAGCATACTTTTTAAGAAAAACAGAATGGAATAGTTATGCATTCGCGACGCCAATTGTTGGTGTTATCTGTTTTACGATTGCAATCAACCTCTGGAACCAAGGAGTAAAAAGGTACCGTGGCGCGGGTAATTAA